TTCTTGCAgcttcaatttgtttttacgtAAGTGTACCAATGATCTTCGCcgctataatttttaatattaattttccacttcaATGGTATGCCTCACGTTTCTAAAGAATATCAAAAATCTGATCAAATCTAACAGTAGGAATTGCTGGCGGTCAGGCAAGGCTGTATTAgcggaaaaagaaaaaaaattcaagttcaTCCGAATTCGAGAGGTTTTCTGTCTAACAGCCCTTggaactttaattttatttttcatctccaggaCTATAGAGGTTTTTGTGCTGATAACCGTCACAAGTTTCCTGCCCTATTTTTTGACCCAAGAGAACATGCGAAGGGTCGATTACAGCAGTATTTTAACAAGTCGATATTTACCctaattgaaatataattaCATGATATgtttactctttttctttgtTCTCAGCCTTTCTATGTAGTTTTCATGGATTCTGCATTTATTGTATTTCAGCTGGCATATGCCGTTTCAGGTTTTAGATACTGGCGAAATTCGTTAGAGGTGACGAACAAGTAATATTAGGAAAACttagtttctttaaaatttgcttCATGCAGATTTAGGGAAAGATGCTTCTGAAGACTTTGTTATGACTCACTGTGGTGTTGCTTTTGATGGACATTATCTGCGCTGGATTTGATTTTTACAATTCAGAGATACATGAACTTTTGAGCTAGTGGGTccttaaaattgatttaaaaaacgatGATAACATCTTCAGAGATAACCGAGAAAGATGACATATTTGAGATTTAGCATCACTTCTCTACTGCTATGAATTTCTGGTATTTATTTATGCTTCAATGGATTTTTGGTGGCTGTAAGTAACTTTTTCTTGAACACATGCAAAAATCCTTATTGCATATTGATTAGATCATGGAGCAGCAAGTGCGAGTAGGAATGTTAAAATGGACCATGGACGGTCCATGGAATGCCAGTTTGCCTGATTTTTGTGGAAATATTAagcttttttttcaagttcatCAGGACGaggtatatttaattttcacatttgaTGATATACCTGATCTTAAATCTCTGCAATTTTTTGCCAATAGATGATGTGGCTTTGGAGGCTGCATGGTAAAAATGGGAtataaaaaagcgaaaaactTATTTGCTTTTGGTTTAGCAATCTGCTCAGGTGGTCACGCAGCAACGCTTGGTATGATACTCGTAATGATACTATGTAAAATGATACTCGTATTAATGAAGAGTTTCAATTGTAGGTAAATGCCACTTTGAAACTGGAGATTTGAGATTTTGACGAAAATATTTGAGGTTCTCAACACCTTATACTTGGCCACGAATCTTATTGTATTGtggaattttaatgttaatcaaCGAGACagtaaacatgtttttaaaaagttttaaacaaaataaagtataaaTTACCCGAAATATATTAACTGTAAGAATTGAGGCTCCGCATCCAACAAAATCTTATTTTAACAGGCAAATAAGTTGCATCAaagatattataaaaaaaatattaattacgaGTAAAAATATCTGAATATCCCCACTCAAatgttataattaattattcctaCGTAACGTAATTAGGAAACGGAGTTCCATTACATTTATTATAACcacaataataatgaatttaatttaagccatttggaCTTTAGTCATTTCCAAGACAAGAATTGATGTTTTGAGTAAAtagtatttcatttttaatataagatCTGCTACCTTGACCAAAGCAAAGCCCCATGGCAAAACGTTTCTACTCATTTGCCATGAGGTCCGCTTTGACTTCAACTGCTGGTAACGAACCGTTCTTTTTAATACGCTTCATGATACTTAACGTAACAGCAAGAATACATAAGAAAATCAAAGTTTTTGCGATGATTCACTtatttttgctcatattttgtCAAGTAGTCTCTTTCTTCAGTATGACTGAATTCGAGTTAGTTCGACTGTTTGCTGCTCTAATTTACTTCTACGTAAGTATACCAATTATGTTCACCACTACAATTTTGGACATtagtttttcatttcattaatATGCCTCACTTACATAATGGATATTGAGCATTTGACCGAATCCAAAAGAAGAAATTGCTGGCAATTTGACAGGGCAGGACTAGAACTCAAACaggatattttaaaactcaccCGGAcgattgaatttttcttactACTGGCCTGtgtaattttaatacttttttgggtCCCTTATATTGGCACCCCAAAGAACATACGAAGGGCCGATTACAGCGTGATATTAATGGGTCAATATGTGCCCCACTTAGAGCCGATTTACATGGTTTTTCTTATCTCTCTCATTGTCTTCTTGGTTCCTATGTGCATTTCCTGGATATTGCACTTTATGTATTTCAGCTGGCAGGTGCAGTTGCAGGCGCTTATGCTGACAAAGTTTGTTAGAGGTGAAAAGGAATTAGCAATAGAAACATTGAGTTTCTtcacaatttgttttatacaGATTTAGGGGTAAATATTTCCGACGACTTTTGTATGGCTCACTGTGGCGTGGTCCTGAATAGATATTATCAGCACTGCATATGGACGGATTTGATCTTCATAATTCATAGGCATACTGAACTTTTGAGGTACTTAGTTCTTAATATCCTCTGAGAAAACGAAGATAATATCTTTTAGCTATCATCGAGAGGTGAAGGAGGATTTAAGAACTGGCATCACTTCTTTATTGCTGGGAATTGCTGGCACTTGTTTATGCCTTACTGGAATGTATACGGCTGTAAGTGCCCCTTTCTGGAAAGTACAAAAGTCCTTATTGAGTATTAATTAGATTCTAGAGCACGAAGTTCGAGCGGGAACGTTGATGCCAGTTTTCCTGATTATTCTGGAAATATTGTGCTTCTCAGCTCAAGCTCACGAGGACAGGGTATATTGGATTTCCGAAGCTGTCAATGTACTTGATTTTATATCCCTACAGTTTTTTACTATATTTCATTTGGCTTCGGAGGCTCCATGGTACAAATGGGACATAAAGAACCGAAAAGCCTATTTGCTTTTGATTCGACAATCTTCTCAATTGGTATCATTCCCATTCTTCAATGCTCGCGTTAATAGAACGTTTCAATTCGATGTAAGTTACAATTTTAAACCGAAAATTTGAGGTTTCAACGAAGATTTTTCAGGTTCTGAAAATCGTATATTCGGCTATGAGTGTTCTTATGAACTTTTATTGTTAGTCATTGAGTcactaaacaaattttgaaagacttTCAGAGAAAATAAcccataaatttcaataaatgtaaaatatcgAAACGAAAAGGCACCAGTCTAAACAACATCCTACATCAATAATCACATAATTTTCTTCAAGGTGttatcgaaaaaatattaattatatgtaaaattattttaatattcttacTCAAATATTATGAATCATTATTCCGtcttaatacaaaaatattctcgataatatttttcttcattgcGCAAATACTAGAGGTAACAAAAACCTGTAAAAAACGTCTACGTACTTTGATTGTAACTGTAACAATAGCGagtttaatatatattttactaATTCCCAAGCTAGAAATGATTCTATTAAGTAAATGGAGTTTAGCTTTGACtgataatatatattttcacgagctaaataaaaaatttttacattttagtcATGGGTTCTGCCTTGACTTCAACTTTTAGAGACGAACCGTTgtttgtaatgcattttatgatatttaacGTAATGGCAAGAATACATAAGGCAATCAAAGCTTCGGCAATTATTTTCAGTCTTTTgcttacattttttcaaatactcTCTTTCTTCATTTTGGCTGAATTCGAGTTAAGTCGACTCACAGCCGCGTCAATTTACTTCTACGTAAGTATACCGATGAACATCGCCCCTACAATGTTTGACATTAGTTCTCCACTTCGTTGATAAGCATCATCTTCATGGATGTTGAAAATCTGACCAAATCCAAAATAAGA
This portion of the Euwallacea fornicatus isolate EFF26 chromosome 4, ASM4011564v1, whole genome shotgun sequence genome encodes:
- the LOC136350891 gene encoding uncharacterized protein isoform X1, yielding MIHLFLLIFCQVVSFFSMTEFELVRLFAALIYFYFFISLICLTYIMDIEHLTESKRRNCWQFDRAGLELKQDILKLTRTIEFFLLLACVILILFWVPYIGTPKNIRRADYSVILMGQYVPHLEPIYMVFLISLIVFLVPMCISWILHFMYFSWQVQLQALMLTKFVRDLGVNISDDFCMAHCGVVLNRYYQHCIWTDLIFIIHRHTELLSYHREVKEDLRTGITSLLLGIAGTCLCLTGMYTAILEHEVRAGTLMPVFLIILEILCFSAQAHEDRVYWISEAVNVLDFISLQFFTIFHLASEAPWYKWDIKNRKAYLLLIRQSSQLVSFPFFNARVNRTFQFDVLKIVYSAMSVLMNFYC
- the LOC136350891 gene encoding uncharacterized protein isoform X2; this encodes MIHLFLLIFCQVVSFFSMTEFELVRLFAALIYFYFFISLICLTYIMDIEHLTESKRRNCWQFDRAGLELKQDILKLTRTIEFFLLLACVILILFWVPYIGTPKNIRRADYSVILMGQYVPHLEPIYMVFLISLIVFLVPMCISWILHFMYFSWQVQLQALMLTKFVRDLGVNISDDFCMAHCGVVLNRYYQHCIWTDLIFIIHRHTELLSYHREVKEDLRTGITSLLLGIAGTCLCLTGMYTAILEHEVRAGTLMPVFLIILEILCFSAQAHEDRFFAIFHLASEAPWYNWDIKNRKAYLLLIRQSSQLVSFPFFNTHVNRQFQIKLLQITYSIGSILVNFYF
- the LOC136350891 gene encoding uncharacterized protein isoform X3; amino-acid sequence: MIHLFLLIFCQVVSFFSMTEFELVRLFAALIYFYFFISLICLTYIMDIEHLTESKRRNCWQFDRAGLELKQDILKLTRTIEFFLLLACVILILFWVPYIGTPKNIRRADYSVILMGQYVPHLEPIYMVFLISLIVFLVPMCISWILHFMYFSWQVQLQALMLTKFVRDLGVNISDDFCMAHCGVVLNRYYQHCIWTDLIFIIHRHTELLSYHREVKEDLRTGITSLLLGIAGTCLCLTGMYTAILEHEVRAGTLMPVFLIILEILCFSAQAHEDRFFTIFHLASEAPWYKWDIKNRKAYLLLIRQSSQLVSFPFFNARVNRTFQFDVLKIVYSAMSVLMNFYC